One window of Mesorhizobium sp. PAMC28654 genomic DNA carries:
- a CDS encoding transporter, with product MLSADDTHASLTGAWRLMLGKTDGLRLLDLSADGFWNSFFAIVVAAPALIVGWVGVANEIGDPDAFAGRLGMLIRLATVDIGSWVLPLVALALVAPRLGVGGRFVHYVVASNWASAITAWLMLPSALIRLFLPPSNAISGLLSLLLFALSMMLTWRMTNASIGKGAAVGTAVFVGMFIASLLVLFGLQFLLGIDVPDYSGG from the coding sequence ATGCTTTCGGCGGACGATACACATGCTTCGCTCACCGGCGCCTGGCGATTGATGCTGGGAAAAACCGATGGGTTGCGCCTGCTCGACCTGTCGGCGGACGGCTTCTGGAATTCCTTCTTCGCCATCGTCGTGGCGGCACCGGCGCTGATTGTCGGCTGGGTCGGCGTTGCCAATGAGATCGGCGATCCCGACGCTTTCGCGGGTCGCCTCGGCATGCTGATCCGCCTGGCGACGGTCGACATCGGCTCCTGGGTACTGCCGCTCGTCGCCCTTGCGCTGGTGGCGCCGCGCCTGGGGGTGGGCGGCCGCTTCGTGCACTATGTCGTGGCCAGCAACTGGGCCTCGGCCATTACCGCCTGGCTGATGCTGCCATCGGCGCTGATCAGGCTTTTCCTGCCGCCCTCCAACGCTATTTCCGGCCTGCTGTCGCTACTCTTGTTCGCTTTGTCGATGATGCTGACCTGGCGCATGACCAATGCGTCCATCGGCAAGGGCGCTGCCGTCGGAACGGCCGTTTTCGTCGGCATGTTCATAGCGTCGCTGCTGGTGCTGTTCGGCCTGCAGTTTCTGCTCGGCATCGACGTACCCGACTATTCGGGCGGCTAG
- a CDS encoding AraC family transcriptional regulator: MKAALQNHHARMQRVLDYIDRHLGSDLDRETLSGVAAFSKFHFHRQFTATFGLSVHSYVQLARMKRASHRLAYMDAQSVTDIAMDAGYDAPDAFARAFRQRFGQSPSSFRKSPDWEPWLAAFGPLDNARSKLMQKTFTTDDVTIRDVPPTPVAIMEHRGDPATLGATIQRFIAWRKAAGLHPKTSPTFNVWRSERRPTPPADYSVDLCVGTNQPIEADGERIKAGEIPGGRCAVLRVVGNTHNLEPAALYLYREWLPASGEEARDFPIYCQRLGFFAEVPEHEAVAELFLPLK, translated from the coding sequence GTGAAGGCGGCGCTTCAAAACCACCATGCCCGGATGCAGCGGGTGCTGGACTACATCGACCGGCATCTTGGCAGTGATCTGGACCGGGAAACGCTAAGCGGTGTCGCGGCCTTCTCGAAGTTTCATTTCCACCGGCAGTTTACGGCGACCTTCGGGTTATCCGTGCATAGTTATGTTCAGCTTGCCCGTATGAAGCGCGCTTCGCACCGGCTGGCCTACATGGACGCCCAAAGCGTCACGGACATAGCGATGGATGCCGGTTACGATGCACCGGACGCCTTCGCCCGCGCCTTTCGGCAACGGTTCGGGCAATCGCCTTCATCGTTCCGGAAGTCTCCCGATTGGGAGCCGTGGCTTGCGGCCTTCGGGCCTCTCGACAACGCCAGGAGCAAGCTCATGCAGAAGACTTTTACCACTGACGACGTGACGATTCGCGATGTGCCCCCCACACCGGTGGCGATCATGGAGCATCGGGGCGACCCCGCGACGCTCGGCGCCACCATCCAGCGGTTCATCGCGTGGCGCAAGGCCGCGGGCCTGCACCCCAAGACAAGTCCGACCTTCAATGTCTGGCGTTCAGAGCGGCGTCCTACGCCGCCTGCCGATTATAGCGTGGACCTTTGTGTCGGGACCAACCAACCGATCGAGGCGGACGGCGAGCGGATCAAAGCCGGCGAGATCCCTGGCGGACGCTGCGCGGTGCTACGCGTCGTTGGCAACACCCACAATCTGGAGCCTGCCGCGCTCTACCTTTATCGCGAGTGGCTTCCGGCCAGCGGCGAGGAAGCACGCGACTTCCCGATCTATTGCCAGCGGCTGGGCTTCTTCGCGGAAGTGCCAGAGCATGAGGCGGTCGCGGAACTGTTTTTGCCGCTGAAATAG
- the istB gene encoding IS21-like element helper ATPase IstB: MSNAHTIDEARLGIMLNELRLPTIKTLWAQFAEQADREGWPAARFLSAIAEHELAERAHRRIERHLAEAHLPPGKTLDSFAFDAVPMVSKAQVMAMTAGDSWLAKGANILLFGPPGGGKSHLAAAIGLALIENGWRVQFARTTDLVQKLQIARRELQLEAAIAKLDKFDLLILDDLAYVTKDQAETSVLFELICARYERRSIMITANQPFGEWNRIFPDPAMTLAAVDRLVHHATIFEMNVESYRRRSAMEAKRQRGRPASYATIKNKHELVAERQSEIDEGLASDNQHDNLHVTAT; encoded by the coding sequence ATGAGCAACGCCCACACCATCGACGAAGCCCGCCTCGGCATCATGCTCAACGAACTCCGGCTACCGACGATCAAGACGCTCTGGGCGCAATTTGCCGAGCAGGCCGATAGAGAGGGGTGGCCCGCCGCCCGGTTCCTCTCGGCCATCGCCGAGCATGAGCTGGCCGAACGGGCACATCGCAGGATCGAACGGCATCTGGCCGAAGCGCATCTGCCGCCCGGAAAGACGCTCGACAGCTTCGCCTTCGACGCCGTACCCATGGTCTCCAAGGCCCAGGTCATGGCCATGACCGCCGGTGACAGCTGGCTCGCCAAGGGCGCCAATATCCTGTTGTTCGGCCCACCCGGTGGCGGAAAGTCGCATCTTGCGGCAGCGATCGGACTCGCCCTCATTGAGAACGGCTGGCGCGTGCAGTTCGCCCGAACCACCGATCTCGTGCAGAAGCTCCAGATCGCGCGGCGAGAGCTGCAGCTCGAAGCCGCCATCGCCAAGCTCGACAAGTTCGATCTGCTCATCCTCGACGATCTGGCCTACGTCACCAAGGACCAGGCCGAAACGAGCGTGCTCTTCGAACTCATCTGCGCAAGATATGAGCGGCGTTCCATCATGATCACCGCCAATCAGCCCTTCGGAGAATGGAACAGAATCTTTCCGGACCCCGCCATGACCCTCGCCGCAGTGGACCGACTTGTTCACCACGCAACGATCTTCGAGATGAACGTCGAAAGCTACCGGCGCAGATCCGCCATGGAAGCCAAACGCCAGCGCGGCAGGCCAGCCTCTTACGCGACAATCAAGAACAAACACGAACTTGTCGCGGAGCGGCAATCAGAAATAGATGAAGGCCTTGCCAGCGACAATCAGCATGATAATTTGCACGTGACCGCGACCTGA
- the istA gene encoding IS21 family transposase translates to MKYRQNNSIEVAAAKASISRATAYRIKTDAHLPSQKQKARGRRRPDPLEHIFDAEVVPLLKAAPGIRVVAIYEEMLRRHPELSAGIRRTLERRIRSWRAIHGEEQEVIFRQLHEPGRLGLSDFTDMGSLDVSIAGQSLDHLLYHFRLAWSGFEHTHVILGGESFVALAEGLQNALWSLGGAPLYHRSDSLSAAFRNLSADAKEDLTHRYEELCAHYRMTPTRNNKGIAHENGSIESSHGHLKDAIRDALLMRGSRNFDDLGAYRAFIDEIVSRHNANHGKRIDAERPQLQELPDQRTSDFEEVVVTVSRTGGFTLRKVFYTVPSRLIGHRLRIRLFDDRLEVFMGGTKLMTLPRGRGHADGRHDQVVNYRHVIHSLRKKPMALLNLVYRDKLFPRQEYRRAFDELIERLPDRQACKIMVDLLALAHDRGCERELAEQLTETLDAGDLPDIAVLRTLLGPDPARLPTVLVQLASLNGYEALIGATHVGDVA, encoded by the coding sequence ATGAAGTACCGACAAAACAATTCTATCGAGGTCGCCGCCGCCAAGGCGTCGATCAGCAGGGCGACGGCCTATCGCATCAAGACGGACGCGCACCTGCCATCGCAAAAGCAAAAGGCTCGTGGCCGGCGGAGGCCTGACCCTCTCGAGCATATCTTCGATGCCGAGGTCGTTCCCCTTTTGAAGGCGGCGCCAGGCATCCGTGTTGTCGCCATCTATGAGGAGATGCTGCGGCGGCACCCGGAACTGAGCGCGGGCATTCGCCGAACGCTGGAGCGGCGCATCCGGTCATGGCGTGCCATCCACGGCGAAGAGCAGGAGGTTATCTTCCGCCAGCTTCACGAACCCGGCCGACTCGGGCTATCGGATTTTACCGACATGGGCAGCCTTGACGTGTCGATCGCCGGCCAGTCTCTTGATCATCTACTCTACCACTTCCGGCTCGCCTGGTCCGGCTTTGAACACACCCATGTCATTCTCGGCGGCGAGAGCTTCGTGGCCCTGGCCGAAGGACTGCAGAACGCGCTGTGGTCGCTTGGGGGAGCGCCGCTCTATCATCGCAGCGACAGCCTGTCGGCGGCTTTCCGCAACCTCAGCGCCGATGCGAAGGAGGATCTCACGCATCGCTACGAAGAGCTTTGCGCGCACTACCGCATGACGCCGACCCGCAACAACAAGGGCATCGCGCACGAGAACGGTTCGATCGAAAGCAGCCATGGCCATCTCAAGGATGCCATCCGTGACGCCCTTCTGATGCGCGGCAGCAGAAATTTCGACGATCTCGGCGCGTATCGAGCCTTCATCGACGAGATCGTCAGCCGGCACAACGCCAATCATGGCAAGCGCATCGATGCCGAACGCCCTCAACTGCAGGAACTTCCAGACCAGCGGACCAGCGACTTCGAGGAGGTGGTCGTCACCGTGTCGCGGACCGGCGGCTTCACCTTGCGCAAGGTCTTCTACACCGTTCCCTCCCGCCTGATCGGACATCGGCTTCGCATCCGCCTGTTCGATGATCGCCTCGAGGTCTTTATGGGAGGAACAAAGCTGATGACGCTGCCCAGGGGCCGAGGCCATGCCGACGGGAGGCACGATCAGGTCGTCAACTATCGGCACGTCATCCATTCCCTGCGCAAAAAGCCGATGGCGCTTCTTAATCTCGTCTATCGTGACAAGCTCTTCCCGCGGCAGGAATACCGCAGGGCCTTCGACGAGCTCATTGAGCGGCTGCCGGACAGGCAGGCGTGCAAGATCATGGTCGATCTGCTGGCGCTGGCCCACGATCGAGGCTGCGAGCGTGAGCTTGCCGAGCAACTCACCGAGACCCTCGACGCCGGCGACCTGCCCGATATTGCCGTCTTGCGAACCCTCCTCGGCCCGGACCCCGCACGGCTGCCGACCGTCTTGGTGCAACTCGCTTCCCTTAACGGCTATGAAGCCCTGATCGGGGCAACCCATGTGGGAGACGTCGCATGA
- the truA gene encoding tRNA pseudouridine(38-40) synthase TruA — MPRFRLDIEYDGSLYAGWQHQADQPSVQQAIERAIEKFCGEQVRLRAAGRTDAGVHATAQVAHADLAKAWPDDKVRDAINAHLQIAGDRIAILKAVAVSDGFDARFSATGRHYLYRIVNRRAPAALDKGKVWWVPKRLDAAAMHEAAKQLLGRHDFTTFRSTQCQANSPVRTLERLEVSRMDDVIEVRASARSFLHNQVRSMVGSLKRVGEGGWTAAGLKAALDAHDRAACGQVAPPDGLFLVGVDYPDTESVALD; from the coding sequence ATGCCGCGTTTTCGCCTCGACATCGAATATGACGGCAGCCTCTATGCCGGCTGGCAGCACCAGGCCGATCAGCCTTCGGTGCAGCAGGCGATCGAGCGGGCGATCGAAAAATTCTGCGGCGAGCAAGTGAGATTGCGCGCCGCCGGCCGCACCGACGCCGGCGTCCACGCGACCGCCCAGGTTGCGCATGCCGACCTCGCCAAGGCGTGGCCCGATGACAAGGTGCGCGATGCCATCAACGCGCATCTGCAGATTGCCGGCGACCGCATCGCCATCCTCAAGGCCGTGGCTGTATCCGACGGTTTCGATGCGCGCTTCTCGGCTACCGGCCGTCACTATCTCTACCGCATCGTCAATCGACGGGCGCCTGCCGCGCTCGACAAGGGCAAGGTGTGGTGGGTGCCGAAGCGGCTCGATGCCGCGGCCATGCACGAGGCGGCAAAGCAGCTGCTGGGGCGGCATGATTTCACCACCTTCCGCTCGACCCAGTGCCAGGCCAACAGCCCGGTGCGGACGCTGGAGCGGCTTGAGGTGAGCCGCATGGATGACGTGATCGAGGTGAGGGCCTCGGCGCGGTCATTCCTGCACAATCAGGTGCGCTCGATGGTCGGTTCACTGAAGCGGGTCGGCGAGGGCGGCTGGACCGCCGCAGGCCTCAAGGCTGCCCTCGACGCTCATGACCGCGCCGCCTGTGGCCAGGTAGCGCCGCCGGATGGGCTCTTTCTGGTGGGTGTCGATTATCCGGATACAGAGAGTGTCGCCCTGGATTGA
- a CDS encoding GNAT family N-acetyltransferase: protein MSMMSIRAATPRDREAIRLVEEHAFGQQAEAGLVDALVTGGDAVVELVAEEDGQVVGHILFSRLFVWNGGKGFPAVALAPLAVEPSFHGTGIGGALIREAHIRLKDAGETLAVVLGDPTYYGRFGYSHARAEKFESEYQGEALQALAWGDAPETGKLVYASAFTALAA from the coding sequence ATGAGCATGATGTCAATACGCGCGGCGACGCCGCGGGACCGCGAGGCTATTCGCCTCGTCGAGGAACACGCCTTCGGCCAGCAGGCGGAGGCCGGACTGGTCGACGCGCTGGTCACCGGTGGCGATGCCGTCGTCGAACTGGTGGCGGAAGAAGATGGACAGGTCGTCGGCCATATCCTGTTTTCGCGGCTTTTCGTGTGGAATGGCGGCAAGGGTTTCCCGGCCGTGGCGCTGGCGCCGTTGGCGGTGGAGCCTTCGTTCCATGGCACGGGCATTGGTGGTGCGCTGATCCGCGAAGCGCATATCCGCCTCAAGGATGCCGGCGAGACACTGGCCGTGGTGCTGGGCGATCCCACCTACTACGGCCGTTTCGGCTATAGCCACGCTCGCGCCGAGAAATTCGAAAGCGAGTACCAGGGCGAAGCGTTGCAGGCGCTTGCCTGGGGCGATGCGCCCGAGACCGGCAAGCTGGTCTATGCCTCCGCCTTCACCGCGCTCGCCGCCTAG
- a CDS encoding type II toxin-antitoxin system VapC family toxin produces the protein MIVLDTNVVSEASKPVHDANVSAWFRKQDLLELYMCGPVVMEQSFGAERFLNKTESDRYVRVLDQLISRQFAGRIVEFSGSIPRLAGKLRAARERNGRPISLSDAMIAAICLAHDATLATRNVRDFDGLDLKMINPFEADA, from the coding sequence GTGATTGTCCTCGATACCAATGTTGTGTCCGAAGCCAGCAAGCCTGTGCACGATGCCAATGTTTCGGCGTGGTTTCGCAAACAGGATCTTCTCGAGCTTTACATGTGTGGCCCGGTCGTCATGGAACAGTCGTTCGGTGCGGAACGGTTTTTGAACAAGACGGAATCCGACCGCTATGTTCGCGTGCTGGACCAGCTGATCTCGCGGCAGTTTGCCGGTCGTATTGTGGAATTTTCCGGCTCGATCCCTCGGCTTGCCGGCAAGCTCCGGGCTGCACGGGAACGCAACGGCCGCCCTATCAGCCTTTCTGACGCCATGATTGCCGCTATTTGTCTCGCTCATGACGCCACGCTTGCGACTCGTAATGTTCGCGACTTCGATGGCCTTGACCTCAAGATGATAAACCCGTTTGAAGCGGATGCCTGA
- a CDS encoding plasmid stabilization protein, with product MSDMLIRDIPEPLKREIEQAARKGGQSLSGKAIDLLRKGIVAEREAKPEPAVSAWDAIRSAFAAENAIGDEFAKMMDEIEADRKRDFGRPIEDFE from the coding sequence ATGAGCGATATGCTGATCAGGGATATTCCCGAACCTTTGAAGCGAGAGATCGAACAGGCGGCGCGCAAGGGGGGGCAGAGCTTGTCGGGCAAGGCGATTGATCTTTTGCGCAAAGGCATAGTTGCGGAGAGAGAGGCCAAGCCGGAGCCGGCCGTTTCGGCATGGGATGCGATTCGCTCTGCATTCGCCGCTGAAAATGCAATTGGCGACGAGTTTGCAAAGATGATGGACGAAATCGAAGCGGACAGGAAACGCGACTTCGGTCGTCCCATCGAGGATTTCGAGTGA
- the def gene encoding peptide deformylase produces the protein MSIKPLIILPDPILRQLSKPVERVDDALRKLADDMLETMYDAPGIGLAAIQIGEPLRMLVIDLAKEDETPAPQIFINPEVLESADQRSVYEEGCLSIPDYYAEVERPATVRVKYLDRDGKLAEIEAEGLMATCLQHEIDHLNGVLFIDYISKLKRDMVVKKFKKLAKDKVPGKLVG, from the coding sequence ATGTCGATCAAGCCGCTCATCATCCTTCCCGATCCCATCCTGCGCCAGCTTTCCAAACCGGTGGAGCGCGTCGACGACGCTTTGCGCAAGCTTGCCGACGACATGCTGGAAACCATGTATGACGCGCCCGGCATCGGGCTGGCGGCGATCCAGATCGGCGAGCCGCTGCGCATGCTGGTGATCGACCTTGCCAAGGAAGACGAGACGCCGGCGCCGCAGATCTTCATCAATCCGGAAGTCCTCGAAAGCGCCGACCAGCGCTCGGTCTACGAGGAAGGCTGCCTGTCGATCCCCGACTATTATGCCGAGGTCGAACGCCCCGCCACTGTCCGGGTGAAATATCTCGACCGCGACGGCAAGCTCGCGGAGATCGAGGCCGAGGGGTTGATGGCGACCTGCCTGCAGCACGAGATCGATCATCTCAACGGCGTGCTCTTCATCGACTACATTTCGAAGCTGAAGCGCGACATGGTGGTGAAGAAGTTCAAGAAACTCGCCAAGGACAAGGTGCCGGGCAAGCTGGTGGGATAA
- a CDS encoding DNA recombination protein RmuC, whose amino-acid sequence MNDLAPILSQPIARLGATTVTLGLALAFGAILFLGLVVTLVVALWRSARARTIAATEAADLARDAEARMAGILQSQAEMQGRMGAIAEVFGARQAELTQSIGQRLDAMTGRLGQTMTEQTKSTHESLAKLQERLAIIDVAQGNIQSLAGQVVQLQAILSNKQTRGAFGQSRMEAIVADGLPHGAYEFQATLSNGSRPDCLVKMPNGAPSLAIDAKFPLEAWNAIRAADGADLQKVAAQAFRRDIEIHVRDISEKYLIQGETQDTAFMFVPSESVFAEIHENFEAIVHKAHRARIVIVSPSLLMLSIQVIQAILKDARMREQAHLIQGEVIRLMEDVGRLDERVRKLQVHFGQSAKDVDDILVSTSKVTKRGQKIEALEFGAQHDGDTGPDAASRAPAAKADAGARSADSKTGQLRLRVVEGDD is encoded by the coding sequence ATGAATGACCTGGCACCAATCCTTTCACAGCCCATAGCCCGGCTTGGTGCCACCACGGTCACGCTTGGCCTCGCCCTGGCTTTCGGCGCGATCCTGTTTCTTGGCCTGGTGGTGACGCTCGTCGTCGCGTTGTGGCGATCAGCCCGGGCGCGGACCATTGCGGCAACGGAAGCCGCCGACCTTGCCCGCGATGCCGAGGCCCGCATGGCCGGCATTTTGCAGAGCCAGGCCGAGATGCAGGGCCGCATGGGGGCCATCGCCGAAGTGTTCGGCGCGAGGCAGGCAGAGCTGACGCAATCAATCGGGCAGCGGCTCGACGCCATGACCGGCCGCCTTGGCCAGACCATGACCGAGCAGACCAAATCGACACATGAGAGTCTGGCCAAGTTGCAGGAACGGCTGGCGATCATCGATGTCGCGCAAGGCAACATCCAGTCGCTTGCCGGCCAGGTCGTGCAATTGCAGGCGATCCTCTCCAACAAGCAGACGCGCGGCGCTTTCGGCCAGTCGCGCATGGAGGCGATCGTCGCCGACGGACTGCCGCATGGCGCCTACGAATTCCAGGCGACCTTGTCGAATGGCAGCCGGCCCGATTGCCTGGTGAAGATGCCGAACGGCGCGCCCTCGCTTGCCATCGATGCCAAATTTCCGCTGGAAGCCTGGAATGCCATCCGCGCCGCTGACGGCGCCGACCTGCAGAAGGTCGCCGCGCAGGCCTTCCGCCGCGACATCGAGATCCATGTCCGCGATATCTCCGAAAAATACCTGATCCAGGGCGAGACGCAGGACACCGCCTTCATGTTCGTGCCATCGGAATCGGTGTTCGCCGAGATCCACGAGAATTTCGAGGCCATCGTCCACAAGGCGCACCGCGCCCGCATCGTCATCGTCTCGCCGTCGCTGCTGATGCTGTCTATCCAGGTGATCCAGGCGATCCTCAAGGATGCGCGCATGCGCGAACAGGCGCATCTGATCCAGGGGGAGGTCATCCGGTTGATGGAGGATGTCGGGCGTCTCGACGAGCGCGTGCGCAAGCTGCAGGTCCATTTCGGCCAATCCGCCAAGGATGTCGACGACATCCTCGTTTCGACGTCCAAAGTGACCAAGCGCGGCCAGAAGATCGAGGCGCTGGAGTTCGGCGCGCAACACGACGGCGATACCGGCCCGGACGCCGCGTCACGGGCTCCCGCCGCAAAGGCCGATGCAGGCGCGCGCTCCGCCGATTCGAAAACGGGACAGCTCAGGCTGAGGGTCGTCGAAGGCGACGACTGA
- a CDS encoding GFA family protein — protein sequence MKIDGGCHCGAITYQAEVDPEKTSICHCTDCQKLTGTAFRVSVRVPQENYRITKGAPKVYVKTGSSGAKRAQGFCGECGSHLYATSVGDGPKVYGIRVGTARQRDELVPKTQYWHRSALHWLPELQGTTIVEEQ from the coding sequence ATGAAAATCGACGGCGGCTGCCATTGCGGCGCCATCACCTACCAGGCGGAGGTCGATCCTGAAAAGACCTCGATCTGCCACTGCACGGACTGTCAGAAGCTGACCGGTACGGCTTTTCGTGTATCGGTGCGGGTGCCCCAGGAGAACTACCGGATCACCAAGGGCGCGCCAAAGGTCTACGTCAAGACCGGCTCCAGCGGCGCCAAGCGTGCCCAGGGCTTTTGCGGCGAGTGCGGCTCCCATCTCTACGCGACATCGGTTGGCGATGGGCCAAAGGTCTACGGCATCCGGGTCGGCACGGCGCGGCAGCGCGATGAACTGGTTCCCAAAACGCAATACTGGCACCGCTCGGCACTGCACTGGTTGCCGGAACTTCAGGGCACGACGATCGTGGAGGAGCAGTAG
- a CDS encoding cation diffusion facilitator family transporter — protein sequence MAGHGGSKKVIYAALAGNLAIALTKFGAAFLTGSSAMLSEGVHSLVDTGNGGLLLYGMHRAARPADRTHPLGHGRELYFWSFIVALLVFALGAGVSFYEGVTHIMAPEPIANAKVNYIVIAISALFEGASWLVALKEFRKSKGKLGWFAAIHRSKDPSVYTVLFEDSAALLGLVVAFAGILAAELLDMPALDGAASVGISLILAATAIFLTRESKSLLMGEPASPEVQRKVLAIAQEDPAVQQANGILTLHMGPEEIVAGLSIEFEDHVSAPEIEACVERIEARLKKEMPEIIRLFVKPQTTGTWEKRRKVIEAASGEELA from the coding sequence ATGGCCGGGCATGGCGGCTCGAAAAAGGTCATCTACGCGGCGCTCGCCGGCAATCTTGCGATCGCACTGACCAAATTTGGCGCCGCCTTCCTCACCGGCAGTTCGGCGATGCTGTCGGAAGGCGTGCACTCGCTGGTCGATACCGGCAATGGCGGCCTGCTGCTCTACGGCATGCATCGTGCCGCGCGACCGGCGGATCGGACGCATCCGCTGGGTCATGGCCGCGAGCTCTATTTCTGGAGTTTCATCGTTGCGTTGCTGGTCTTCGCGCTCGGCGCTGGAGTGTCGTTCTACGAGGGTGTGACCCACATCATGGCACCTGAGCCGATCGCCAACGCCAAGGTGAACTACATTGTGATCGCGATATCGGCGCTGTTTGAAGGTGCCTCGTGGCTAGTGGCGCTGAAAGAGTTCCGCAAGAGCAAGGGCAAGCTCGGTTGGTTCGCCGCGATACACCGGAGCAAGGATCCAAGCGTCTATACCGTTCTGTTCGAGGACAGCGCGGCGCTTTTGGGTCTGGTCGTCGCCTTTGCAGGGATCTTGGCGGCGGAACTGCTGGACATGCCGGCGCTCGATGGCGCCGCCTCGGTAGGGATATCGCTGATCCTCGCGGCGACGGCAATCTTCCTGACACGCGAGAGCAAGAGCCTGCTGATGGGCGAGCCGGCGTCGCCCGAGGTGCAGAGGAAGGTGCTGGCCATCGCTCAGGAGGATCCGGCGGTGCAGCAGGCCAACGGCATACTGACGCTCCATATGGGTCCCGAAGAGATCGTCGCCGGCCTCAGCATCGAATTCGAGGATCATGTGTCGGCGCCCGAGATAGAGGCTTGTGTCGAGCGCATCGAAGCACGGCTGAAGAAAGAGATGCCGGAGATCATCAGGCTGTTCGTCAAGCCGCAGACCACTGGCACCTGGGAGAAACGGCGCAAGGTCATTGAAGCAGCCTCTGGAGAAGAGCTGGCTTGA
- a CDS encoding transglutaminase-like domain-containing protein — protein sequence MRIHIGCEMAFDFPQETPLIAMLNVHYSRASDLERPDFLISNPPVPIQSYRDSFGNWCSRFVAPAGRFSFGTDAVIRDPGTFEMGDLMAWQHEVRDLPSDTLLFLLPSRFCESDLLANEAWRLFGNTPLGIPRVQAVCDFVHNHIVFSYGNARPTRTAAEAYREQSGVCRDFAHLAVTFCRALNIPTRYCTGYISDIGLPKPWSSMDFAAWMEVYLGGRWHVFDPRNNSPRIGRIRIASGRDAADVPLTHIFGPGTLAGFKVWTDEIVE from the coding sequence ATGCGTATCCATATCGGCTGCGAGATGGCCTTCGACTTCCCGCAGGAAACGCCGCTGATCGCGATGCTCAACGTCCACTATTCCCGCGCCTCCGATCTTGAGCGGCCGGATTTCCTGATCTCCAATCCACCGGTGCCGATCCAGAGCTATCGCGACAGTTTCGGCAACTGGTGCAGCCGTTTTGTCGCGCCGGCTGGCCGGTTCTCCTTCGGCACGGACGCCGTGATCCGCGATCCCGGCACCTTCGAAATGGGCGACCTTATGGCCTGGCAGCACGAAGTGCGCGACCTGCCGTCGGATACGCTGTTGTTCCTGCTGCCGAGCCGCTTTTGCGAAAGCGATCTGCTGGCGAACGAGGCGTGGCGGCTGTTCGGCAACACGCCGCTTGGCATTCCACGCGTGCAGGCGGTCTGCGATTTCGTCCACAATCATATCGTCTTCAGCTACGGCAATGCGCGGCCGACGCGCACCGCGGCGGAGGCCTATCGGGAACAAAGCGGTGTGTGCCGCGACTTCGCGCATCTCGCTGTCACCTTCTGCCGGGCGCTCAACATCCCGACGCGCTACTGCACCGGCTACATCAGTGACATCGGTCTTCCCAAGCCGTGGTCGAGCATGGATTTCGCCGCCTGGATGGAGGTCTATCTCGGCGGCCGCTGGCACGTCTTCGACCCGCGCAACAATTCGCCGCGCATCGGCCGTATCCGCATTGCCTCCGGCCGCGATGCCGCCGATGTGCCGTTGACCCATATTTTTGGACCCGGCACGCTTGCCGGCTTCAAAGTGTGGACCGACGAGATCGTCGAGTAG
- the sugE gene encoding quaternary ammonium compound efflux SMR transporter SugE encodes MSWIFLFIAGLFEIGWAIGLKYTDGFSKPLPTVLTVASMIVSLALLGLALKALPVGTAYAVWTGIGTVGTALLGIWLLGEPATAVRLGCIALIVCGIMGLKLAA; translated from the coding sequence ATGTCCTGGATTTTTCTTTTTATCGCCGGCCTGTTCGAAATCGGCTGGGCGATCGGCCTCAAATACACTGACGGATTTTCAAAACCGTTGCCAACCGTCCTGACGGTTGCCTCGATGATCGTCAGCCTTGCCTTGCTCGGCCTGGCGCTCAAGGCGCTGCCGGTGGGCACGGCCTATGCGGTGTGGACCGGCATCGGCACTGTCGGCACGGCGCTGCTCGGCATCTGGTTGCTGGGCGAGCCCGCGACCGCTGTCCGCCTGGGCTGCATCGCGCTGATCGTCTGCGGCATCATGGGATTGAAGCTCGCGGCGTAA